From Roseburia hominis, the proteins below share one genomic window:
- a CDS encoding MATE family efflux transporter, with translation MENKTVMTEGSIWKQIIRFSIPLILGNLFQQMYNTVDSIIVGNYIGSDALAAVGGSGALINLLLAFCIGASAGAGVVISQYYGAENEKGMHKAVHTTLAISVIAGLIMTIIGIVVSPALLAMMGTPETVLPQASLYMRIFFGGMLFSVVYNFAAGILNAVGNSKKALKYLIIAAGSNVVLDWLFVVVFGMGVEGVALATDIGQFLSCVFILRFMIKSKDLFHVNMKEIRLDVPTAAKIIKMGIPTGVQNMVISFSNVIIQSSVNAFGATLMAAFAAYVKIDGFNILPIMSFSMAATTFTGQNVGARKYDRVKRGMWAALGMGLAYTCVTSVLLLCFGKQFVGVFVDDAQVISLGCYILRFFCPFYFLLTIMHILAGTVRGTGKTLPPMLIIIFALCVYRVIWIRITTSLFHDMKWIFMSYPISWTIGATLMTLYAWLAKWLPREEG, from the coding sequence ATGGAAAATAAGACAGTAATGACAGAGGGAAGTATCTGGAAACAGATTATCCGTTTTTCTATTCCGCTGATATTGGGGAATTTGTTTCAGCAGATGTACAATACGGTAGATTCGATTATTGTAGGAAATTATATAGGAAGTGATGCGCTTGCGGCAGTGGGAGGAAGCGGGGCGCTGATTAATCTGCTGCTGGCATTTTGCATTGGAGCGTCTGCCGGAGCCGGCGTCGTGATCTCACAGTATTATGGCGCGGAAAATGAAAAAGGAATGCACAAGGCAGTACATACCACTCTGGCGATTTCTGTAATTGCAGGGCTTATCATGACTATAATCGGAATCGTCGTTTCGCCGGCACTTCTGGCAATGATGGGAACTCCGGAGACGGTTCTGCCGCAGGCGTCTTTGTATATGCGGATCTTTTTCGGGGGAATGCTGTTTTCCGTAGTATATAATTTTGCCGCAGGTATTTTGAATGCGGTAGGGAATTCCAAAAAGGCGCTTAAGTATCTGATCATAGCCGCCGGTTCCAACGTAGTTCTGGACTGGCTGTTTGTGGTCGTGTTCGGTATGGGCGTAGAAGGGGTGGCCCTGGCGACGGATATTGGGCAATTTTTATCCTGTGTGTTTATCCTTCGCTTCATGATAAAGAGTAAGGATCTGTTTCATGTGAATATGAAGGAAATCCGTTTAGATGTGCCGACGGCGGCGAAAATCATTAAGATGGGGATTCCCACCGGAGTACAGAATATGGTGATTTCCTTTTCCAATGTGATTATACAGTCCAGCGTCAATGCGTTTGGCGCTACACTGATGGCGGCATTTGCGGCTTATGTTAAGATTGATGGATTCAATATTTTGCCAATTATGAGTTTTAGTATGGCGGCGACCACATTTACCGGACAGAATGTAGGCGCCCGGAAATATGATCGGGTAAAACGGGGAATGTGGGCGGCGCTGGGAATGGGACTTGCATACACCTGTGTGACCTCCGTGCTGCTTTTGTGTTTTGGAAAACAATTTGTGGGTGTGTTCGTTGACGATGCACAGGTTATATCACTGGGATGCTATATTTTGAGGTTTTTCTGCCCCTTCTATTTTCTCCTTACGATCATGCATATTCTGGCAGGAACCGTGCGGGGAACGGGGAAAACGCTCCCGCCTATGCTGATCATAATCTTTGCCCTCTGCGTATATCGGGTTATTTGGATACGGATTACGACTTCCCTGTTCCATGATATGAAGTGGATTTTCATGTCCTATCCGATTTCCTGGACGATCGGCGCCACGCTTATGACGCTTTATGCGTGGCTTGCCAAGTGGCTGCCGAGGGAAGAAGGATAA
- a CDS encoding transcription repressor NadR produces MNGSERREQIISRIKSSNGPVSGKALAELFSVSRQVIVQDIALIRAAGYDIISTNRGYILNSPQAVTRIFKVSHTDEQLEDELCTIVDLGGKVVNVMVNHHVYGHMEAALNVNSRRKVKAFLADIQSGKSSPLMKITSNYHYHLVEADSEETLDEIERALKEKEYLVEGKWNRSQVKI; encoded by the coding sequence ATGAATGGTTCTGAGCGAAGAGAACAGATTATAAGCAGAATAAAAAGCAGTAACGGTCCTGTTTCGGGTAAAGCGCTGGCGGAGCTTTTTTCAGTGAGCCGTCAGGTGATCGTGCAGGATATTGCGCTGATCCGGGCGGCTGGATATGATATCATTTCCACCAATCGCGGTTATATTCTGAATTCGCCGCAGGCGGTGACCCGTATCTTCAAGGTCAGCCATACTGATGAGCAGCTTGAAGACGAACTTTGTACGATCGTAGACCTTGGCGGAAAAGTGGTAAATGTTATGGTAAATCACCATGTTTATGGTCATATGGAGGCAGCGTTAAATGTAAATTCCCGCCGGAAAGTCAAAGCCTTTCTGGCGGATATCCAGAGTGGGAAGTCAAGTCCTCTCATGAAGATTACGTCAAACTATCATTATCATTTGGTGGAGGCTGATAGTGAGGAGACACTTGATGAAATTGAGAGGGCGTTGAAAGAAAAAGAATACCTGGTAGAAGGGAAATGGAATAGAAGCCAAGTAAAAATATAA
- a CDS encoding DUF885 domain-containing protein, with protein MNHSSFPLKKRKYFLSFFLFLFILLTITGCSRTKSGDEDFRKFTDQLFRQEVAASTISLHYTLQDPGRYELENSPVTYGGFTTDQAAVKASTENVAAALHKFKDTKLSSENRLTYNILDSYLNTAISGADFLLYQEPLSPITGIHAQLPVLLSEYQFYDVADAKTYLKLLGQTDAYFDSLLTFQRAKSRNGLFMPDYQADSVISQCSSFVDMGEENYLYTTFEERLSALPSLSDAEKKELSAENAKQIEEVIFPAYQRLAEELNDLKGSGKNEKGLCFLSDGKKYYEYVVKQNTGISESIPTLQKMTKAQMAEDLNAMEQVLFPTGSQNGQSEYTAPSAIRECGAPILTTPSLSKNSVVRVDSSQVLDLAAPTSILDDLKNKITGAFPEIPSVNTSVKYVPAAMEEYLSPAFYMIPAIDNTSENVIYINRGQTVEGLNLFTTLAHEGYPGHLYQTVYFTAQNADPLRSILDFGGYVEGWATYAEMMSYYLAPLSKDEAVLLQKNSSVMLALYALADMGIHYDGWSLSDTAAFFKDYGITDVNAIQNVYELIVGNPGNYLKYYLGYLQFFNLKKEIAAELGDKFSQKEFHRAVLDVGPAPFDIVSSYAREKLLK; from the coding sequence ATGAATCATTCAAGTTTCCCTCTCAAAAAAAGAAAGTATTTCCTTTCTTTTTTCTTATTTCTTTTTATCCTTCTTACTATTACCGGGTGCAGTCGCACAAAATCCGGCGACGAGGATTTCCGTAAATTTACGGACCAGCTCTTTCGGCAGGAAGTAGCCGCAAGCACGATCAGCCTCCACTATACCCTGCAGGACCCAGGGCGGTACGAACTGGAAAACTCTCCCGTCACATATGGAGGATTTACTACCGATCAGGCGGCAGTAAAGGCCTCCACCGAAAATGTGGCTGCCGCGCTACATAAGTTCAAAGATACAAAACTCTCGTCCGAAAACCGCCTCACCTACAATATTTTGGATTCTTATCTTAACACGGCTATATCGGGCGCCGATTTTCTTCTGTACCAGGAACCGCTAAGCCCTATTACCGGGATCCACGCCCAGCTCCCGGTCCTGCTCTCCGAATACCAGTTTTATGATGTGGCAGATGCAAAAACTTATCTCAAACTTCTCGGGCAGACAGACGCCTACTTTGACTCCCTTCTCACTTTCCAGAGGGCCAAATCCAGAAACGGGCTGTTCATGCCGGATTATCAGGCAGATTCTGTCATTTCCCAATGCAGCTCCTTCGTAGACATGGGCGAGGAAAATTATCTATACACAACATTTGAAGAACGGCTGAGCGCTCTTCCTTCCCTTTCAGATGCAGAGAAAAAAGAACTCTCAGCCGAAAACGCCAAACAAATCGAAGAAGTCATTTTCCCAGCCTATCAGCGCCTGGCGGAGGAACTAAATGACCTGAAAGGAAGCGGCAAAAATGAAAAAGGGCTTTGTTTTCTTTCCGACGGAAAAAAATATTATGAGTATGTCGTAAAACAAAATACCGGTATTTCCGAGTCCATTCCCACCCTTCAAAAAATGACGAAAGCGCAGATGGCCGAGGATCTAAACGCCATGGAACAGGTACTATTTCCCACAGGAAGCCAGAATGGTCAGTCAGAATATACTGCCCCTTCCGCCATTCGGGAATGTGGCGCCCCCATTCTGACCACGCCGTCCTTAAGTAAAAATTCGGTTGTCCGGGTGGATTCCTCCCAGGTCCTGGACCTTGCCGCCCCCACTTCCATTCTGGACGATCTGAAAAACAAAATAACAGGAGCATTTCCCGAAATTCCATCTGTAAATACCAGCGTAAAATATGTTCCTGCTGCGATGGAGGAATACCTAAGTCCGGCTTTCTACATGATTCCAGCCATCGACAATACCTCGGAAAATGTCATTTACATCAATCGCGGGCAGACCGTAGAAGGCCTCAACCTTTTTACCACACTCGCCCACGAAGGCTACCCCGGTCATTTGTACCAGACCGTCTATTTCACCGCACAAAATGCCGATCCCCTCAGAAGCATTCTGGATTTCGGCGGCTATGTAGAGGGCTGGGCCACTTACGCGGAAATGATGTCCTACTATCTCGCTCCGCTCTCCAAAGACGAAGCTGTTCTCCTTCAGAAAAACAGTTCTGTCATGCTGGCGCTCTACGCTCTCGCCGACATGGGAATCCACTACGATGGCTGGTCCCTGTCCGACACTGCCGCATTTTTCAAGGATTACGGGATTACAGATGTGAATGCCATTCAAAATGTATATGAACTGATCGTCGGAAATCCCGGAAATTACTTAAAATACTACCTTGGTTACCTGCAATTTTTTAATCTCAAAAAGGAAATTGCCGCCGAACTGGGAGACAAATTCTCTCAAAAAGAGTTTCACCGGGCCGTCCTGGACGTCGGGCCTGCGCCTTTTGATATTGTATCGTCTTACGCCCGCGAAAAATTATTAAAATGA
- a CDS encoding DMT family transporter, with protein MTKKQKGIFFIVISAFCFSLMNMFVKLSGDIPSIQKSFFRNLVAVGVAAILLVRSRTPFRWQKGNLGLLLVRSAFGTLGILCNFYAISHMNLADASMLNKLSPFFVILFSYLFLKEKVTPTQTFCVAAAFIGSLLIIRPGFAFEGTLPALVGFMGGLGAGAAYTAVRSLSLRGEKGPFIVFFFSAFSCLVTLPVLIVDYTPMTGLQLLFLILAGVCASGGQFAITAAYANAPGSEISIYDYTIVVFAGIWSFLLWGEVPDILSFAGYAVIFGASLMMFLYNKKR; from the coding sequence ATGACTAAAAAACAAAAAGGCATCTTTTTTATCGTGATTTCCGCCTTCTGTTTTTCTCTCATGAATATGTTTGTAAAACTATCGGGAGATATTCCCTCCATACAAAAAAGTTTTTTTCGGAACCTGGTCGCTGTGGGCGTGGCGGCGATTCTTCTGGTACGAAGCCGCACCCCGTTTCGCTGGCAGAAGGGGAATCTGGGACTTTTGCTGGTGCGCTCTGCCTTTGGCACATTGGGAATCCTCTGTAATTTCTACGCGATCAGCCACATGAACTTAGCGGACGCTTCCATGCTGAATAAGCTGTCCCCCTTCTTCGTGATTCTCTTCTCCTACCTGTTTCTGAAGGAGAAGGTGACCCCTACGCAAACGTTCTGCGTGGCGGCCGCTTTTATCGGAAGTCTGCTCATCATACGCCCCGGTTTTGCATTTGAGGGCACCCTGCCGGCGCTGGTCGGATTCATGGGAGGGCTGGGGGCCGGCGCCGCGTATACCGCAGTCCGCAGCCTGAGCCTGCGCGGAGAAAAAGGACCGTTTATCGTATTTTTCTTCTCCGCATTTTCCTGCCTTGTGACGCTTCCCGTCCTGATTGTGGACTATACGCCGATGACGGGATTACAGCTTCTGTTCCTTATTCTGGCAGGAGTCTGCGCGTCCGGCGGCCAGTTTGCGATCACGGCAGCTTATGCCAATGCACCGGGAAGTGAGATCTCTATCTACGATTATACGATTGTTGTATTTGCCGGAATCTGGAGCTTCCTTCTCTGGGGAGAAGTGCCGGATATCTTAAGCTTTGCCGGATATGCCGTGATCTTTGGAGCTTCCCTTATGATGTTTCTGTATAATAAGAAACGTTAA
- a CDS encoding nucleoside recognition domain-containing protein, whose amino-acid sequence MHIFLYVTDFIVPFMILSIIIYGLSMNVNVYDTFIKGAKSGFFTVIKIMPTLIGLMVAVGILRASGFLDYLSQLLGMLTGRFGFPGALMPLTIVKMFSSSAATGLLLDIFKEFGTDSYVGRIGSISMACTETIFYTMSVYFMTAKVTKTRYTLVGALLATLAGLAASVVLAGMM is encoded by the coding sequence ATGCATATTTTCCTTTATGTAACAGATTTTATTGTTCCGTTTATGATTCTGTCGATTATTATTTACGGGCTGAGCATGAATGTAAATGTCTATGATACGTTTATCAAAGGAGCAAAAAGCGGTTTTTTTACGGTGATCAAGATCATGCCGACCCTGATCGGGCTTATGGTCGCGGTGGGGATTTTGCGGGCGTCGGGTTTTCTTGACTATTTGTCGCAGCTTCTGGGAATGCTTACCGGACGGTTCGGATTTCCCGGGGCGCTTATGCCGCTCACCATAGTGAAAATGTTTTCTTCTTCGGCGGCGACCGGACTTCTGTTGGACATTTTCAAGGAATTTGGAACGGATTCTTATGTGGGAAGGATCGGTTCCATTTCTATGGCGTGTACGGAGACCATTTTCTATACGATGTCGGTCTATTTTATGACGGCAAAGGTGACGAAGACCCGCTATACGCTGGTCGGAGCGCTTCTGGCTACCCTGGCAGGGCTTGCGGCGAGTGTGGTGCTGGCAGGAATGATGTGA
- a CDS encoding aldo/keto reductase, producing MNTVTLGKTGITVNKNGFGALPIQRVSTEDAVKLARKAYTGGIRFFDTARAYSDSEVKLGEAFDGMREKIYIATKTAAENAEDFWKDLETSLKNLRTDYVDLYQFHNPSFCPKPGDGTGLYEAAQEAKRQGKIRHIGITNHRLAVAMEAIESGLYETLQFPFSYLASEKDIELVEACKKEQMGFIAMKALSGGLITNSAAAYAYLAEYDNVLPIWGVQRERELDEFLSYIDNPPVMNEEIRTLIEKDRRELSGEFCRGCGYCMPCPVGIEINNCARMSLMLRRAPSDAWLTEEWQGKMKKIEECLHCGKCKGKCPYGLDTPTLLEKNYEDYKRVLSGEVNVKA from the coding sequence ATGAATACGGTAACATTAGGAAAAACAGGAATCACAGTAAATAAAAATGGCTTTGGCGCCCTTCCGATTCAGCGTGTCAGCACGGAGGATGCAGTAAAGCTTGCCCGCAAAGCGTATACAGGAGGAATCAGATTCTTTGATACCGCCAGAGCTTATTCAGACAGTGAAGTTAAGCTCGGGGAAGCCTTCGATGGGATGCGTGAGAAAATCTACATCGCGACCAAGACTGCGGCGGAGAATGCAGAAGACTTTTGGAAGGATCTGGAGACCTCTCTTAAGAATCTCCGAACAGATTATGTTGACCTTTACCAGTTCCATAACCCGTCTTTTTGCCCGAAACCGGGAGATGGAACGGGACTTTATGAGGCAGCCCAGGAGGCAAAGCGCCAGGGTAAGATCAGGCATATCGGAATCACAAACCATCGCCTGGCAGTTGCTATGGAGGCGATCGAGTCGGGACTTTATGAGACACTTCAGTTCCCGTTTAGCTATCTGGCAAGTGAGAAAGACATCGAGCTTGTAGAAGCGTGCAAGAAGGAGCAAATGGGCTTTATAGCCATGAAGGCATTATCCGGCGGACTGATAACGAATTCAGCAGCGGCGTATGCATATTTGGCAGAATATGATAATGTGCTTCCAATCTGGGGCGTGCAGAGGGAACGCGAGCTGGATGAATTTCTTTCGTACATAGATAATCCTCCGGTGATGAATGAGGAGATCAGAACTCTGATTGAGAAGGACCGGAGGGAACTAAGTGGAGAATTCTGCCGGGGATGCGGATATTGTATGCCATGTCCGGTGGGAATTGAGATCAATAACTGTGCGAGGATGAGCCTGATGCTCAGGCGTGCGCCGTCAGATGCATGGCTTACCGAAGAGTGGCAGGGAAAGATGAAGAAGATAGAAGAATGCCTGCATTGTGGAAAATGTAAGGGCAAATGTCCTTATGGACTTGATACACCGACCCTTCTTGAGAAGAATTATGAAGATTATAAGAGAGTGCTCTCTGGAGAAGTAAATGTGAAGGCTTAG
- a CDS encoding MFS transporter: MGKGMLSQYRGLRKENYILCFGRLVTAMGSMVWPMLTMILNQKMGIRADHVAWIMSAIGIVSLPANLIGGKMADRFNKKMNIIWLDLISVTCYIICAAIPLSAASIVLMSVASTCQNMEHSSYNALTADLNVAKDRERAYSLQYLGGNLGFVLSPVIAGFLFKNYLWLAFLISGTSIGCSAILIFVLVKDITPEEDVSCRASYQADRKGESLWAVLKENKIVILYILIVGGYYAIYQMYHYLTPLNLGRVHGDRGAMIYGSITSVNCVVVVIFTPLITKLFPKLSEPVKTVAGQILQLAGFAVFLLFMGKIPFYYLAMVILTWGEVFMVLAESPYLSNRMPASHRGRINGLSTVTRTGITSGFQMLVGSIYAARTSTETWIFVLAVGAFFVLLSVVLVVKDRKAYENLYR; encoded by the coding sequence ATGGGAAAAGGTATGTTATCACAGTATAGGGGATTAAGAAAAGAAAATTACATATTATGCTTTGGCCGCCTGGTGACAGCTATGGGGTCTATGGTCTGGCCTATGCTTACGATGATTTTGAATCAGAAGATGGGGATTCGGGCAGATCACGTCGCATGGATCATGTCTGCCATAGGAATCGTGTCGCTTCCGGCCAATTTGATTGGCGGGAAGATGGCGGACCGTTTTAATAAGAAGATGAATATTATCTGGCTGGATTTAATATCTGTGACATGTTACATAATCTGTGCGGCGATTCCTTTGTCGGCAGCATCGATTGTGCTGATGTCTGTTGCGTCTACCTGCCAGAATATGGAACATTCTTCCTACAATGCACTCACAGCGGATTTGAACGTGGCCAAGGATCGTGAGAGAGCGTATTCGCTCCAGTATCTTGGAGGAAATCTTGGATTTGTCTTGTCGCCGGTGATCGCAGGATTTTTGTTCAAGAATTATTTATGGCTGGCCTTTCTGATCAGTGGGACTTCGATAGGCTGTTCCGCGATACTGATTTTTGTATTGGTAAAAGATATTACGCCGGAAGAGGATGTAAGCTGTCGGGCTTCCTATCAGGCGGACAGGAAAGGAGAGAGCCTGTGGGCTGTTTTAAAGGAAAATAAAATTGTAATACTGTATATACTTATAGTTGGAGGATATTATGCGATTTACCAAATGTATCACTATCTGACGCCTCTGAATTTGGGAAGAGTGCACGGTGACAGAGGCGCAATGATATATGGTTCCATTACCAGTGTGAACTGCGTGGTTGTCGTTATATTTACGCCACTGATCACGAAGCTGTTCCCGAAGCTTTCGGAACCGGTAAAAACAGTTGCCGGACAGATACTGCAGTTGGCAGGCTTTGCTGTTTTTCTGCTGTTTATGGGGAAAATACCGTTCTACTATCTTGCGATGGTAATTCTGACATGGGGAGAGGTTTTTATGGTACTTGCGGAAAGCCCGTATCTGTCCAACCGTATGCCTGCCAGTCATCGGGGGAGAATTAACGGGTTATCTACGGTGACTCGAACGGGTATCACAAGTGGATTTCAGATGCTGGTTGGGAGCATTTACGCAGCCAGAACTTCGACGGAGACATGGATATTTGTCCTGGCAGTAGGAGCTTTCTTTGTATTATTGTCTGTCGTGCTGGTGGTAAAAGACCGGAAGGCTTATGAGAATTTGTATAGATAG
- a CDS encoding QueT transporter family protein produces MKNKNVLFMTQAAMIAAIYVVLTFVFAPFSFGEVQIRIAEALTILPVFTPAAIPGLFIGCLIGNIVGGAILPDIIFGSIATLIGAVFTYTLRNQNRFLAPIPPIAANTLIVPFVLYYGYGVNLPIPFMMLTVGAGEVIGCGVLGMVLYMALNKYKKTIF; encoded by the coding sequence ATGAAGAACAAGAACGTACTATTCATGACCCAGGCGGCTATGATAGCCGCTATCTACGTGGTGCTCACTTTTGTATTCGCACCATTCAGCTTCGGCGAGGTCCAGATTCGGATCGCAGAAGCTCTCACCATTCTTCCGGTATTTACACCGGCAGCAATTCCGGGGCTATTCATCGGATGCTTAATTGGAAATATTGTAGGAGGCGCGATTCTGCCGGATATCATTTTCGGGAGTATTGCAACCTTAATCGGCGCTGTTTTTACATATACCTTAAGGAATCAGAACCGATTCTTAGCACCGATTCCTCCAATCGCAGCAAATACGCTCATCGTACCATTCGTACTTTACTATGGTTATGGCGTCAATCTTCCGATTCCGTTTATGATGCTTACCGTCGGAGCCGGCGAGGTCATCGGATGCGGAGTTTTAGGCATGGTTTTGTATATGGCGTTAAATAAATACAAAAAGACCATTTTCTAG
- a CDS encoding PTS sugar transporter subunit IIC has product MKEFLKKKNIVFSAKRYGIDALSAMAQGLFASLLIGTIISTLGEQAGLDILVTIGGYAKGATGAAMAVSIGFALQCPPLVLFSLAAVGMAANELGGAGGPLAVLIVTIFAAEFGKLVSKETKVDIIVTPFVSIFVGVALSIWWAPAIGAAASSVGKAIMWATELQPFFMGIVVSVIVGIALTLPISSAAICAALSLTGLAGGAAVAGCCAQMVGFAVMSFRENKWGGLFAQGIGTSMLQMGNIVKNPRIWIPPTLASAITGPIATCIFQMKMNGAAVASGMGTCGLVGQIGVYTGWVQDIAEGSKAAITAMDWLGLVLICFVLPAVLSWAIAIPMRKAGWIGENDLKLDL; this is encoded by the coding sequence ATGAAAGAGTTTCTAAAGAAAAAGAATATCGTTTTCTCGGCAAAACGTTATGGAATTGATGCTTTAAGTGCTATGGCGCAGGGGCTTTTTGCCTCTCTGCTGATCGGGACGATCATCAGTACGCTGGGAGAGCAGGCGGGACTTGATATCCTGGTGACTATCGGAGGTTATGCGAAAGGAGCGACCGGGGCGGCTATGGCGGTTTCCATCGGATTTGCGCTGCAGTGTCCGCCGCTGGTACTATTTTCCCTGGCGGCAGTGGGAATGGCGGCGAACGAACTCGGAGGTGCGGGCGGTCCGCTGGCAGTTCTGATCGTGACGATTTTTGCGGCAGAATTTGGGAAGCTGGTCTCCAAGGAGACGAAGGTGGACATCATCGTGACGCCCTTTGTGTCCATCTTTGTGGGCGTGGCGTTATCCATCTGGTGGGCACCCGCAATCGGAGCGGCCGCCAGCAGTGTGGGAAAGGCAATCATGTGGGCGACGGAACTTCAGCCCTTCTTTATGGGAATCGTGGTATCAGTGATTGTGGGAATCGCGCTTACGCTTCCAATCAGCAGTGCGGCGATCTGTGCGGCACTCTCTTTGACAGGGCTGGCAGGAGGCGCGGCTGTTGCGGGGTGCTGTGCCCAGATGGTAGGATTTGCAGTAATGAGTTTCAGGGAAAATAAATGGGGAGGTCTGTTTGCGCAGGGAATCGGTACTTCCATGCTTCAGATGGGAAACATCGTGAAGAATCCAAGAATCTGGATTCCGCCTACACTGGCGTCTGCCATAACAGGACCGATCGCCACCTGTATTTTTCAGATGAAGATGAACGGAGCGGCGGTGGCCTCCGGTATGGGAACCTGCGGCCTGGTAGGGCAGATCGGAGTCTATACCGGCTGGGTTCAGGATATCGCGGAAGGTAGTAAAGCGGCGATCACGGCTATGGACTGGCTGGGGCTTGTGCTGATCTGTTTCGTTTTGCCGGCAGTGCTGTCCTGGGCAATCGCGATTCCGATGAGGAAGGCGGGCTGGATCGGGGAGAATGATCTGAAGCTGGATTTGTAG
- the pepI gene encoding proline iminopeptidase has translation MMKITEGYMPYLGYETYYRIAGECTGNKKPLVLMHGGPGSTHNYFEVLDALAEDGRAIISYDQLGCGNSYVEGRPELWCSRTWDNELIQLRKHLELDEVHLLGQSWGGMLAIEYLCDYKPEGIKSVILSSTLPSADLWQQEQHRMIRQMSPEDQAAIAKAEETGDFSDPAYLAANDRYMLLHCAGAVTEDSPECLRRPKKSGTESYTAGWGPNEYNPTGSLHGWEYRDKIQDIKEPALIISGTDDLCTPLIAKTMYDAIPNSRWELFEGCRHMCFVEDNERYVKLLREWLEQND, from the coding sequence ATAATGAAAATCACAGAAGGATATATGCCCTATCTGGGCTATGAGACTTATTATCGGATTGCCGGAGAATGCACCGGAAACAAGAAACCTTTGGTTCTGATGCATGGAGGACCCGGCTCCACGCACAACTATTTTGAGGTATTGGACGCACTCGCCGAGGACGGACGTGCCATCATTTCCTATGACCAGCTCGGCTGCGGCAATTCCTACGTGGAAGGACGCCCGGAGCTCTGGTGTTCCAGGACCTGGGACAACGAATTGATCCAGCTTCGGAAACATCTGGAGCTTGATGAGGTCCATCTTCTTGGCCAGTCCTGGGGCGGAATGCTCGCGATCGAATATCTCTGCGATTACAAACCAGAGGGAATCAAATCGGTGATCCTCTCCAGCACTCTGCCATCCGCGGATCTTTGGCAGCAGGAGCAGCATCGCATGATCCGGCAGATGTCCCCCGAGGACCAGGCCGCCATTGCCAAAGCGGAAGAGACCGGGGATTTCTCCGATCCCGCTTACCTTGCAGCTAATGACCGCTATATGCTTCTTCACTGCGCCGGAGCTGTCACCGAAGATTCCCCGGAATGTCTGCGTCGTCCGAAAAAATCCGGCACGGAGTCCTACACCGCAGGCTGGGGACCCAATGAATACAATCCTACCGGAAGCCTGCATGGCTGGGAATACCGGGATAAGATCCAAGACATCAAAGAACCTGCCCTCATCATCAGCGGAACCGATGACCTCTGTACTCCATTGATCGCAAAGACGATGTATGATGCGATTCCGAATTCCCGCTGGGAGCTGTTCGAGGGCTGCCGTCATATGTGCTTTGTGGAAGACAATGAGCGCTATGTGAAATTGCTTCGTGAATGGTTGGAGCAGAATGATTAA